One genomic segment of Sminthopsis crassicaudata isolate SCR6 chromosome 4, ASM4859323v1, whole genome shotgun sequence includes these proteins:
- the CLDN20 gene encoding claudin-20 — protein sequence MASAGLQLIAFILALSGICGIITATLLPNWKVNVNVGSNIITAIIQLQGLWMDCTWFSTGMFSCTLKHSILSLPVYVQTARTTMVLSCILSALGICISTVGMKCTRLGGDRETKNRTTFAGGVCFILSGVSGLIPTSWYMKEIISNFWDPTVPEHNKHEPGGAIYLGIISTVLLLVAGVIFCTSCLKRHQEARHYPPSQQDILTAQSENAGYNLKDYV from the coding sequence ATGGCATCGGCAGGTCTACAGCTCATTGCTTTTATTCTAGCCTTATCTGGCATTTGCGGCATAATTACAGCCACACTATTGCCAAACTGGAAGGTAAATGTAAATGTGGGCTCAAATATCATAACAGCTATTATTCAACTTCAAGGGCTATGGATGGACTGCACATGGTTCAGCACCGGGATGTTCAGTTGCACACTGAAACACTCAATCCTATCCCTCCCTGTCTATGTGCAAACTGCACGGACCACCATGGTATTGTCTTGCATCCTCTCAGCTTTGGGGATTTGCATTTCTACAGTTGGCATGAAATGTACACGGTTAGGAGGGGACAGAGAAACCAAAAATCGTACTACTTTTGCTGGAGGAGTATGTTTTATTCTCTCAGGGGTATCTGGTTTAATACCTACATCATGGTACATGAAGGAGATCATTTCAAATTTCTGGGATCCAACAGTCCCAGAGCACAATAAGCATGAACCTGGAGGAGCTATCTACCTTGGAATTATTTCAACAGTATTACTACTTGTAGCAGGTGTGATTTTCTGCACTTCCTGTTTAAAAAGACATCAAGAAGCTAGGCACTATCCTCCCTCACAGCAGGATATCTTAACTGCTCAGTCAGAGAATGCAGGCTATAACCTGAAGGattatgtataa
- the LOC141565830 gene encoding large ribosomal subunit protein uL18-like — translation MGFVKVVKNKAYFKKYQVKFWRRREGKTDYYVWKCLVIQDKNKYNTPKYPMIVWVTKRNIIYQIAYARIEGDRNVCATYAHKSPKFGVKVGLTNYAAAYCTGLLLARRLLNRFGMDKIYEGQVEVTGDEYNVESIDGQPGAFTCYLDAGLARTTTGNKVFGALKGAVDGGLSIPHSTKCFPGYDSESQEFDAEVHCKHIMDQNVADYMHYLMEEDEDAYKKQFSQYIKNNITPDMEEMDKKAHGGIRENLVYEKKPKREVKKKRWNCPKMSLVQKKDRVAQKKASFLRAQEQGADS, via the coding sequence ATGGGGTTTGTTAAAGTTGTTAAGAACAAGGCCTACTTCAAGAAGTACCAGGTGAAGTTCTGGAGAAGGCGAGAGGGAAAAACGGATTATTATGTGTGGAAATGCCTCGTAATCCAGGACAAGAACAAATATAACACCCCCAAGTATCCCATGATCGTCTGGGTCACCAAAAGAAATATCATCTACCAGATTGCCTATGCCCGTATAGAAGGGGATAGGAATGTCTGTGCCACTTATGCCCATAAGTCACCAAAGTTTGGTGTGAAGGTTGGCCTGACAAATTATGCTGCTGCTTATTGTACAGGCCTGCTGTTGGCCCGCAGGCTTCTTAACAGATTTGGCATGGACAAGATCTATGAAGGCCAGGTAGAGGTGACCGGAGATGAATACAATGTTGAAAGCATTGATGGTCAGCCTGGTGCTTTTACCTGCTACCTGGACGCAGGTCTTGCCAGAACTACCACAGGAAACAAAGTCTTTGGGGCCCTTAAGGGAGCTGTGGATGGTGGTTTATCTATTCCTCACAGTACCAAATGCTTCCCTGGGTATGATTCAGAAAGCCAAGAATTTGATGCAGAAGTACATTGTAAACATATTATGGACCAAAATGTTGCAGATTATATGCATTAtctcatggaagaagatgaagatgCTTACAAAAAACAATTCTCACAGTACATAAAGAACAATATAACTCCTGACATGGAGGAGATGGACAAGAAAGCTCATGGTGGTATACGGGAGAACCTAGTGTACGAAAAGAAACCCAAGAGggaagtcaaaaagaaaagatggaactGCCCCAAAATGTCCCTTGTCCAGAAGAAAGACAGAGTTGCTCAGAAGAAGGCAAGTTTCCTCAGAGCTCAGGAGCAGGGAGCTGACAGTTAA